One region of Chryseobacterium muglaense genomic DNA includes:
- a CDS encoding lipocalin family protein produces the protein MKKLLILVFASGFVFNSCSKDDDEPVNEFSLVGIWHPSREIVVSGNNGVTLSNTAYSGCFLTSTFDFKSNNTLVSNIFELNTSDNCVSAGIETVPYTYDHNAKKLVIEGENVEIVSRTVNELQIVSEYDDRNGDGIDDKIIFVLVKT, from the coding sequence ATGAAAAAACTTTTAATACTTGTCTTCGCTTCAGGATTTGTTTTTAATTCCTGTTCAAAGGATGATGATGAACCGGTCAACGAGTTTTCGCTTGTAGGAATTTGGCATCCATCAAGAGAAATTGTAGTTTCTGGAAACAACGGAGTAACACTTTCAAATACAGCTTATTCAGGATGTTTTTTAACGAGTACTTTTGATTTTAAATCAAATAATACTTTAGTTTCAAATATATTCGAATTGAATACAAGTGACAATTGCGTAAGCGCAGGTATAGAAACAGTTCCTTATACTTATGATCACAATGCTAAAAAGCTGGTTATTGAAGGCGAAAATGTTGAAATAGTAAGCAGAACGGTAAATGAATTACAGATTGTAAGTGAGTATGACGACAGAAATGGTGATGGCATAGATGATAAAATTATTTTCGTTTTGGTAAAAACATAA
- a CDS encoding iron-containing alcohol dehydrogenase, which produces MLNFEFKNPTKILFGKGEIAKISNKIPKDAKILMIYGGGSIKNNGVYDQVKDALKEHDLHEFGGIPANPEYEVLVSALHFIKENNINYLLAVGGGSVIDGVKFLSAAANYNGEPWEILKKPVRTFEGEGMPFGTILTLPATGSEMNSGYVISRRETNEKLSSGGPGLFPQFSVLDPEVIRSIPKHQIANGIADAYTHVLEQYMTAPSSADLQERIAESILISLQNAAPKVMSDEFDYDAAGNFMWCCTMALNGLIQKGVITDWAVHAMGHELTAYYGIDHARTLAVVAPSHYRYNFDAKKGKLAQYAERVWGITEGSIDEKAEQAIVKLEEFFHSLQIQTKLSDYTQDFAGTAERVEKAFTERNWLGLGENKNLTPQDAFKIVEMSY; this is translated from the coding sequence ATGCTTAATTTCGAGTTTAAAAATCCTACAAAAATACTTTTCGGAAAAGGTGAAATTGCAAAAATTTCAAATAAAATTCCTAAAGATGCCAAAATATTAATGATTTACGGTGGCGGAAGCATCAAAAACAATGGTGTTTACGACCAGGTAAAAGATGCTTTAAAAGAACATGACTTGCATGAATTTGGTGGAATTCCTGCCAACCCTGAGTATGAAGTTTTAGTTAGTGCTTTACATTTTATTAAAGAAAACAATATCAATTATCTTCTTGCTGTTGGTGGAGGATCTGTGATTGACGGCGTTAAATTTCTTTCTGCAGCTGCTAATTATAACGGTGAGCCTTGGGAAATTCTTAAAAAACCAGTACGTACTTTTGAAGGAGAAGGAATGCCTTTCGGAACGATTTTAACGTTACCTGCAACAGGATCTGAAATGAATTCCGGATATGTAATTTCAAGAAGAGAAACCAACGAAAAACTGTCTTCAGGCGGACCAGGATTGTTTCCGCAATTTTCAGTTTTAGATCCGGAAGTCATCAGATCGATTCCTAAACATCAGATTGCAAACGGAATTGCCGATGCTTATACACACGTTTTAGAACAATATATGACGGCTCCGTCTTCTGCTGATCTTCAGGAAAGAATTGCAGAAAGTATTTTGATAAGTCTTCAGAATGCTGCTCCAAAAGTGATGTCTGATGAATTTGATTATGATGCGGCAGGAAATTTCATGTGGTGTTGTACGATGGCTCTAAACGGTTTAATCCAAAAAGGAGTGATTACCGATTGGGCAGTGCACGCAATGGGACATGAATTAACCGCTTATTACGGAATCGACCACGCAAGAACTTTAGCTGTAGTTGCCCCTTCGCATTACCGTTATAATTTTGATGCTAAAAAAGGAAAATTAGCACAATATGCAGAAAGAGTTTGGGGAATTACAGAAGGAAGCATCGATGAAAAGGCAGAACAAGCGATTGTAAAACTGGAAGAGTTTTTCCACAGTCTACAAATTCAGACTAAACTGTCAGATTACACCCAAGATTTTGCCGGAACTGCAGAAAGAGTTGAAAAAGCTTTTACAGAAAGAAACTGGTTAGGTTTAGGCGAAAATAAAAATCTTACCCCACAGGATGCTTTTAAAATCGTTGAGATGAGTTATTAA
- a CDS encoding putative periplasmic lipoprotein has protein sequence MKKIFIFLIIAFLFTACGEECYNAPQPIVFEFVNSDDENLITNGTLTNYSIQDENNASLQLTKTDDNKIILENVGAYNGTKNYTFYSNVKVFDFSIQSSEFKGGCDGYQINKLTFTGIAIDVTDEKGYYKIVLE, from the coding sequence ATGAAAAAAATATTTATATTCCTTATTATTGCTTTTCTTTTCACAGCTTGTGGCGAAGAATGCTACAATGCTCCACAACCCATTGTTTTTGAGTTCGTCAATTCAGATGATGAAAACTTGATTACGAACGGAACACTTACTAATTATTCAATTCAAGACGAAAATAACGCTAGTCTTCAACTCACTAAAACCGATGATAATAAAATAATTTTAGAAAATGTAGGCGCTTACAATGGAACAAAAAACTACACTTTCTATTCTAATGTCAAAGTTTTTGATTTCTCTATACAATCTTCCGAATTTAAAGGTGGTTGCGATGGCTATCAAATCAATAAATTAACATTTACAGGCATTGCGATTGATGTAACCGACGAAAAAGGGTATTACAAAATTGTATTGGAATAA
- a CDS encoding peroxiredoxin has protein sequence MSIKLGDTAPNFQADSSLGNIDFYEYLGNSWGILFSHPADFTPVCTTELGFTSKLQADFEKKNTKVIALSVDGVEDHKTWIDDINETQNTEVKFPIIADKDRKVSEQYDFIHPNASATATVRSLLIIDPEKKVRLIITYPASTGRNFNEINRVLDSLQLVDSHKIATPVNWNDGDDVIIPPSISTEDAKNIFPKGVTEIKPYLRYTPQPNK, from the coding sequence ATGTCAATCAAACTAGGAGATACAGCACCCAACTTTCAGGCAGACTCATCATTAGGGAATATTGATTTTTATGAATACCTAGGAAATTCTTGGGGAATTTTGTTTTCACATCCTGCAGATTTTACTCCGGTTTGTACCACAGAGTTAGGTTTTACATCAAAACTGCAGGCCGATTTTGAAAAGAAAAATACAAAAGTGATTGCATTAAGTGTAGATGGAGTAGAAGACCACAAAACGTGGATTGATGATATTAATGAAACTCAAAATACAGAAGTGAAATTTCCTATTATCGCTGATAAAGACAGAAAAGTTTCTGAACAGTATGATTTTATCCATCCTAATGCTTCTGCTACGGCAACAGTTCGTTCTCTATTGATTATTGACCCAGAAAAAAAAGTGAGATTAATTATTACCTATCCTGCTTCTACAGGAAGAAATTTTAATGAAATCAACAGAGTTTTAGATTCACTTCAATTGGTAGATTCTCATAAAATAGCAACCCCTGTTAACTGGAATGACGGTGATGATGTGATTATTCCTCCATCAATTTCTACCGAAGATGCCAAAAATATTTTCCCTAAAGGAGTGACTGAAATAAAACCTTATTTACGGTACACACCTCAACCCAATAAATAG
- a CDS encoding DUF4231 domain-containing protein: protein MKDDTINDPFYLQIQKEVNRIERKADNYIRLFYFIRIIQIVFAGIITVLAGMSEINGSSKTQIILILGAVTTAVTAFDTLFQVDNKKNTYKLVLFELRAIRAEIVYEFMKTEKIDDAFKEAFFTKYQKATSYARDLISADIDKAKDIKK from the coding sequence ATGAAAGACGACACAATAAATGACCCTTTTTATTTACAAATTCAAAAGGAGGTTAACAGAATTGAAAGAAAAGCTGATAACTATATTCGGCTGTTTTATTTTATCCGAATTATTCAAATTGTTTTTGCCGGAATAATTACAGTTTTAGCTGGAATGTCTGAAATTAACGGTTCTAGCAAAACCCAAATTATTTTAATTTTAGGTGCTGTAACTACAGCAGTCACAGCATTTGACACTTTATTTCAGGTTGACAATAAGAAAAACACTTATAAGCTTGTTCTCTTTGAACTTAGAGCTATTAGAGCTGAAATTGTTTATGAATTCATGAAGACTGAAAAAATTGATGATGCATTTAAAGAAGCTTTTTTCACGAAATATCAAAAGGCTACGTCTTATGCAAGAGACTTGATTAGTGCAGATATTGATAAAGCAAAGGATATTAAAAAATAA
- a CDS encoding mechanosensitive ion channel family protein, which translates to MEYGLSYVDTVYKVLENWYIAFAKLTPKLVVGILVFLFFLFSSKYLSKLAVKIMHKVFPKSRNEGSVITIIGIFRFIIMMMGSFIALEIMGFSGFLWKFIGSLGVAGVIAGVALKDLVSSIFSGMLIGIDKAFKVGDYITIGNHSGTVQDIGFLTTKMITDDGKKAYIPNQVIFNAPFYNITASPQRRIILDFEIPADEDISKVQQGILDVIKNLQNIDRLETAEVNFTSLKQGIFNLQAKFWIVAGSNMVHIKSEALEKIKKRLDADHIPLVTPTSINLVNQVSEQENPNDKLG; encoded by the coding sequence ATGGAATATGGCTTAAGCTACGTAGATACAGTCTACAAAGTTTTAGAGAATTGGTATATCGCATTTGCGAAACTTACACCAAAACTTGTAGTGGGGATTTTAGTTTTTTTATTCTTCCTTTTCAGCAGTAAATATCTAAGTAAGCTTGCTGTAAAAATAATGCACAAGGTTTTTCCTAAAAGTAGAAATGAAGGGTCTGTAATTACAATCATCGGCATTTTTAGATTTATCATCATGATGATGGGGTCATTTATTGCTCTTGAAATCATGGGATTCAGTGGCTTTTTATGGAAATTCATCGGTAGTTTAGGAGTTGCCGGGGTAATTGCCGGGGTTGCATTGAAAGATTTAGTTTCAAGTATATTCTCAGGAATGCTGATAGGGATTGATAAAGCTTTTAAAGTAGGAGATTATATCACAATAGGAAATCATTCTGGAACCGTGCAGGATATTGGTTTTTTAACCACAAAAATGATCACTGACGACGGAAAAAAGGCTTATATTCCGAATCAGGTAATTTTTAACGCTCCATTTTATAATATTACAGCATCACCACAGAGAAGAATTATTTTAGATTTTGAAATTCCAGCTGATGAAGATATAAGCAAAGTACAACAAGGGATTTTAGATGTGATAAAAAATTTACAAAATATCGATAGGCTCGAAACCGCTGAAGTGAATTTCACAAGTTTAAAACAGGGAATATTTAACCTTCAGGCTAAATTCTGGATTGTAGCAGGTTCTAACATGGTTCACATTAAAAGTGAAGCTTTAGAAAAGATAAAAAAACGTTTAGATGCAGACCATATTCCTTTGGTAACGCCAACAAGCATAAATCTGGTTAATCAAGTGAGTGAACAAGAAAATCCTAATGACAAATTAGGTTGA
- a CDS encoding DEAD/DEAH box helicase: MEKLTFADFDLPVKVLDVLADLNLFEPTPIQEKSIGPILSGRDVMGIAQTGTGKTLAYLLPVLKTWKYNKNGNPTVVVLVPTRELVVQVTEIVEKLTENLTARVIGIYGGKNINTQKLLFNDGCDILVGTPGRIMDLAIDNAISLKEVQKLIIDEFDEMLNLGFRPQLTHIFEMMREKRQNILFSATMTEAVDDMLDEYFAGPIEISLAKSGTPLEKIEQTAYKVENFNTKINLLEHLLKSNEEMSKVLIFANNKKHADLLFTQINELFPEQFDVIHSNKSQNYRLKAMKRFENEEIRGLITTDVMARGLDISDITHVVNFETPEVPEQYIHRIGRTGRADKDGKAVTFVTKKEDDWALDIELLMDKELAYIDFPEEVKINPKKIVSEEDLIVMKNPAHAKLFDGGGAFHEKKDKNKKENWGGPSKRKTPKKFGANRAQQKAISKSKRKK, encoded by the coding sequence ATGGAAAAACTCACTTTTGCAGACTTTGACCTTCCGGTTAAAGTTCTTGATGTTTTAGCAGATTTAAATTTATTTGAGCCCACTCCAATTCAGGAAAAAAGTATCGGCCCGATTCTTTCGGGAAGAGATGTAATGGGAATTGCACAGACAGGAACAGGAAAAACGTTAGCTTATTTATTACCGGTTTTAAAAACTTGGAAATATAATAAAAATGGAAATCCTACCGTGGTTGTTTTAGTTCCTACAAGAGAATTGGTAGTTCAGGTAACAGAAATCGTAGAAAAACTGACAGAAAATCTTACTGCAAGAGTAATTGGTATCTATGGTGGGAAAAATATCAATACGCAGAAACTATTGTTCAACGATGGTTGCGATATTTTGGTAGGAACTCCGGGTAGAATCATGGATCTGGCGATTGATAATGCAATTTCATTAAAAGAAGTTCAGAAATTGATTATTGATGAATTTGATGAGATGCTTAATTTAGGTTTCAGACCACAGTTAACGCATATCTTTGAAATGATGCGTGAGAAAAGACAGAATATTCTTTTTTCGGCAACGATGACTGAAGCTGTTGATGATATGTTGGATGAATATTTTGCAGGACCTATCGAAATTTCATTGGCAAAATCTGGAACTCCGCTTGAAAAAATCGAGCAAACTGCTTATAAAGTTGAAAACTTCAATACGAAAATTAACTTGCTTGAACATTTATTGAAAAGCAATGAAGAGATGTCTAAAGTATTGATCTTTGCGAACAATAAAAAACACGCAGATTTACTTTTTACTCAAATTAATGAGCTTTTTCCAGAACAGTTTGATGTAATTCACTCTAACAAGTCTCAGAATTACAGATTGAAGGCGATGAAACGCTTTGAAAATGAAGAAATCAGAGGATTGATTACGACAGACGTAATGGCAAGAGGTCTTGATATTTCAGATATTACCCATGTTGTGAACTTTGAAACTCCTGAAGTTCCTGAACAGTATATTCACAGAATCGGTAGAACGGGTAGGGCAGATAAAGATGGTAAAGCAGTCACTTTCGTAACGAAAAAAGAAGATGATTGGGCTTTAGATATTGAGTTGCTAATGGATAAAGAATTGGCCTACATCGACTTCCCTGAAGAGGTGAAAATCAATCCTAAGAAAATTGTATCTGAGGAGGATTTAATTGTCATGAAAAATCCGGCGCATGCAAAACTTTTTGACGGTGGAGGAGCTTTCCATGAGAAAAAAGATAAGAATAAAAAAGAAAACTGGGGTGGCCCTTCGAAAAGAAAAACTCCAAAAAAATTCGGAGCAAATAGGGCACAACAGAAAGCAATTTCAAAATCTAAGAGAAAAAAATAA
- a CDS encoding tetratricopeptide repeat protein: MIKTITTLSALLISSFIFSQKLDEKKLVKELSDKACKCIDSISASNKEKSAVVNDIHDCIDKQTGALQLGSLFSSVEVLQKKAPEVNGKKEINLEFNTNKNSEQYKESYNKIERVLMNDCKHLKTLINTAETKDSKFSDNEDAVEYYTKAVNSSKQEDWNGAIKNYKLALEKDPKFVYAWDNLGICYRRIGDYDKAIDAYKKSVAIDPTGKMPLQNIAIAYIYKKEYQKAIDAYLDLDKVHPNDAEVYYGIGQIYALHLENNEKGIDYIAKAYKIYNHQKSPYRTDAEKIIGIIYNKMKEQNKLDKFKEILKKNDINFE, encoded by the coding sequence ATGATAAAAACTATAACCACTCTTTCAGCACTTTTAATTTCCTCATTTATTTTTTCACAAAAATTAGACGAGAAAAAACTTGTAAAAGAATTATCTGACAAGGCTTGTAAATGTATCGATTCTATTTCTGCATCGAACAAAGAGAAATCAGCAGTCGTTAACGATATTCATGATTGTATTGATAAGCAAACAGGAGCTCTTCAACTTGGCTCTTTATTTTCTTCAGTAGAAGTACTTCAGAAAAAAGCACCTGAAGTAAATGGCAAAAAAGAAATTAATCTTGAATTTAATACCAATAAAAATTCGGAACAATACAAAGAGAGTTATAATAAGATTGAAAGAGTTTTGATGAATGACTGTAAACACTTAAAAACACTTATCAATACCGCTGAAACCAAAGATAGTAAATTTTCAGATAATGAAGACGCGGTCGAATATTACACCAAAGCAGTTAATTCTTCTAAACAAGAAGATTGGAATGGTGCCATAAAAAACTATAAACTGGCTTTAGAGAAAGATCCAAAATTCGTTTATGCATGGGATAATTTGGGAATCTGTTATCGCAGAATCGGCGATTACGACAAAGCTATAGATGCTTATAAAAAATCTGTAGCGATAGATCCTACCGGTAAAATGCCTTTACAAAATATAGCAATCGCATATATTTACAAAAAAGAATATCAAAAAGCGATTGATGCCTATTTAGATCTCGACAAAGTTCACCCGAATGATGCTGAAGTTTATTATGGAATCGGTCAGATTTATGCTCTCCATTTAGAAAATAACGAAAAAGGAATAGATTATATAGCAAAAGCATACAAAATTTATAATCACCAAAAATCTCCATACAGAACCGATGCAGAAAAGATTATAGGAATAATTTACAATAAAATGAAAGAACAAAATAAGCTTGATAAGTTTAAAGAAATATTAAAAAAGAACGATATTAATTTTGAATGA
- a CDS encoding GDSL-type esterase/lipase family protein, producing the protein MKKILSVVLLLTFALIFAQEKQPMFWQDIQNFKKLDQESAPPKNSILLVGSSSFTKWQDVADYFPGKTIINRGFGGSRLTDLNYFSEDLLSPYQPKQIIIYCGENDFADDATLKANVAVDRYKTFYKKIREKFPNIQIDYISTKYSPSRENLWPQMKEANKKIAKFMKKEKNADFIDITPVMNDAKGNIRKDLFIEDMLHITPEGYRLWSKVMNPYMK; encoded by the coding sequence ATGAAGAAGATTTTATCAGTAGTATTACTACTCACTTTCGCCCTGATTTTTGCTCAGGAAAAACAACCAATGTTCTGGCAAGACATTCAGAATTTCAAAAAATTAGATCAGGAAAGCGCACCGCCAAAAAATTCTATTCTTTTAGTAGGAAGTTCATCGTTCACAAAATGGCAGGATGTTGCAGATTATTTTCCCGGTAAAACAATTATCAACAGAGGTTTCGGAGGATCAAGATTAACAGATTTGAACTATTTTTCTGAAGATTTATTGAGTCCTTATCAACCTAAACAGATTATTATTTACTGTGGCGAAAATGACTTTGCTGATGATGCAACCTTAAAAGCTAATGTTGCAGTAGACCGATACAAAACGTTCTACAAAAAAATCCGTGAGAAGTTTCCGAATATTCAGATTGATTATATTTCAACAAAATATTCTCCGAGCCGCGAAAATCTTTGGCCTCAAATGAAAGAAGCCAACAAAAAAATTGCAAAGTTTATGAAAAAGGAAAAAAATGCCGATTTCATAGATATTACCCCGGTGATGAACGATGCTAAAGGAAATATCAGAAAAGATCTTTTTATAGAAGATATGCTTCATATCACGCCTGAAGGTTACAGACTTTGGAGTAAGGTGATGAATCCTTATATGAAATAA
- a CDS encoding phosphoenolpyruvate carboxylase: MIHDQRAEKFRQIVENKFQIYNSLFMSLPYDKMTNIGMLLPFLCEESKIGYEAGKTPEEIVEEFFKNHTDLQTEEQKTELLFKIIQYIERQVVLFDSIEDAAFPNIHSESDNGTVTNMYERSLQDHKLEKIREKLKDFAVKIVFTAHPTQFYPNSVQRILHDLRNAITTDSITNIDMLLQQLGKTPFVNKEKPTPIDEALSIIYYLRYVYYDTIGELFTKIKSTFGSEHFHLHEDLIQLGFWPGGDRDGNPFVTADVTKRVAEELHSAILKAYYNNLKSVRRRLSFRGVSDVLTKLSNELYSGIFRNEKITAEDIIKRLEEAEKILVEQHNSLFLDVLVNFKDRVKIFGTHFATLDVRQDSRIHQQVINEVFTKVFGNIEASNDEKFNQLIQISDKVNADDFEDIVKDTLLTVSQVSEIQELNGFRGMNRYIISNSDAVKDVMNVYAFFKISGYKDVDINMDIVPLFETMEGLANAENVMNELYLNPVYQKHLKRRGNQQTIMLGFSDGTKDGGYLKANWEIYKAKEVLTKLSEENGIKVVFFDGRGGPPARGGGKTHDFYASQGKTIANNKIELTIQGQTITSIFGNKEQAKYNFEQLLTAGVENDVFKNSKKDLTEKERALIIELADISYQKYSDLKAHPMFVPYLQEMSTLEYYGKTNIGSRPSKRGGGSELKFEDLRAIPFVGSWSQLKQNVPGFFGFGFAMQQMKEQGRFDEVIELYRGSDFFKTLVLNSMMSMNKSYFPLTYYIKNNSKFGEFWNVLFTEYNLSKDIMLELTGFKQLQEEDPLSRKSVKIRERIVLPLLSIQQYALMKIQKGEGNKEAYEKLVTRSLFGNINASRNSA; the protein is encoded by the coding sequence ATGATACACGACCAACGCGCAGAAAAATTCAGGCAGATCGTTGAAAATAAGTTTCAGATCTACAATTCATTATTTATGAGCCTGCCTTATGATAAAATGACCAATATTGGGATGTTGCTTCCGTTTCTTTGTGAAGAAAGCAAAATCGGCTATGAAGCCGGAAAAACACCTGAAGAAATCGTTGAAGAGTTTTTTAAAAATCATACCGATTTACAGACCGAAGAGCAGAAAACAGAACTGCTTTTTAAAATTATACAATATATTGAAAGACAAGTTGTTTTGTTTGATAGTATTGAAGACGCTGCTTTTCCGAACATACACTCCGAAAGTGATAACGGAACGGTAACCAATATGTATGAACGTTCATTGCAGGACCACAAGCTGGAAAAAATTCGTGAAAAACTGAAAGATTTTGCAGTGAAAATTGTGTTTACGGCTCACCCTACTCAGTTTTATCCGAATTCGGTGCAGAGAATTCTTCATGACCTTCGAAACGCAATTACGACAGATTCTATCACCAATATCGATATGCTGCTACAGCAGTTGGGAAAAACTCCGTTTGTAAACAAAGAAAAACCAACTCCGATTGATGAAGCTTTAAGTATCATTTATTACCTGAGATATGTGTATTATGATACGATTGGTGAACTTTTTACAAAGATAAAATCAACTTTTGGAAGCGAACATTTTCATTTACACGAAGACCTTATTCAGCTAGGTTTCTGGCCTGGGGGTGACCGTGACGGAAATCCCTTTGTGACCGCAGATGTTACGAAAAGGGTTGCAGAAGAACTGCATTCAGCCATTTTGAAAGCTTACTATAATAATCTTAAATCTGTACGAAGAAGATTAAGTTTCCGTGGAGTTTCTGATGTATTGACAAAACTGAGCAACGAATTGTATTCTGGCATTTTTAGAAATGAAAAAATTACAGCAGAAGATATTATTAAAAGATTAGAAGAAGCCGAAAAGATACTTGTTGAGCAACACAATTCGTTGTTCCTTGACGTTTTGGTGAATTTCAAAGACCGTGTAAAGATCTTCGGAACTCATTTTGCGACGTTGGATGTGAGACAAGACAGCAGAATTCATCAGCAGGTTATTAATGAGGTTTTTACTAAGGTTTTTGGAAATATTGAAGCGAGTAATGATGAGAAATTCAATCAGTTAATTCAAATTTCAGATAAAGTGAATGCCGATGATTTTGAAGATATTGTAAAAGATACATTATTGACGGTTTCTCAAGTCTCAGAAATTCAGGAGCTTAATGGTTTCAGGGGAATGAATCGATATATTATTTCAAATTCTGATGCTGTGAAAGACGTGATGAATGTATACGCATTTTTCAAAATTTCCGGCTATAAAGATGTTGACATCAATATGGATATTGTACCACTTTTTGAAACAATGGAAGGTCTTGCCAACGCTGAAAATGTAATGAATGAATTGTATCTGAATCCTGTGTATCAGAAACATTTAAAAAGAAGAGGAAATCAGCAAACGATTATGCTTGGTTTCTCAGACGGTACAAAAGATGGAGGTTATCTGAAGGCGAATTGGGAAATTTATAAAGCCAAAGAAGTTTTAACCAAACTTTCTGAAGAGAACGGAATTAAAGTAGTTTTCTTCGATGGTAGAGGCGGTCCTCCTGCAAGAGGTGGCGGAAAAACCCATGATTTCTATGCCTCACAAGGGAAAACGATCGCTAATAATAAAATTGAATTAACGATTCAGGGACAAACGATTACCAGTATTTTCGGGAATAAAGAACAGGCGAAATATAACTTTGAACAGCTTTTAACGGCTGGTGTTGAGAATGATGTTTTCAAAAATTCTAAAAAAGATTTAACCGAAAAAGAAAGAGCGTTAATTATAGAGCTAGCAGACATCAGTTATCAGAAATATTCAGATTTAAAGGCACACCCAATGTTTGTACCGTATTTACAGGAAATGAGTACGCTGGAATATTACGGAAAAACCAATATCGGAAGCCGACCTTCAAAACGTGGTGGTGGCAGCGAGCTTAAATTTGAGGATTTAAGAGCAATCCCTTTTGTTGGATCCTGGTCTCAGTTGAAACAGAATGTTCCCGGGTTTTTCGGATTTGGTTTTGCCATGCAGCAAATGAAAGAGCAGGGTAGGTTCGACGAAGTAATCGAGTTGTACAGAGGTTCAGACTTCTTTAAAACTTTAGTTTTAAACTCGATGATGAGTATGAACAAATCTTATTTCCCTTTGACCTATTACATTAAAAACAATTCTAAGTTTGGTGAGTTTTGGAATGTTTTGTTTACAGAATACAACCTTTCAAAAGATATTATGCTCGAATTGACAGGGTTTAAGCAGCTTCAGGAAGAAGATCCATTGTCTAGAAAGTCAGTGAAAATTCGTGAGAGAATTGTACTTCCTTTATTGAGCATTCAACAATATGCTTTAATGAAAATTCAGAAAGGGGAAGGCAATAAAGAAGCTTACGAAAAACTCGTTACGCGTTCTTTATTTGGAAACATTAATGCAAGTAGAAATTCGGCGTAA
- a CDS encoding lipocalin family protein, with translation MKKHLLLFAFSALALTSCEDDDVQGYEMDMLKGEWKTVKTEVISGKDNTTVLKAFTPTGCDIKSTTEFRTDYYASYISFSGVGADCTSQKTEGTYTYSNEDKLLVTKYNNDSERAYRVDILSNTELRLMQLSGNVDINGDMVIDYTYTTYKR, from the coding sequence ATGAAAAAACACTTACTCTTATTTGCCTTTTCTGCATTAGCATTGACATCTTGTGAAGATGATGACGTTCAGGGTTATGAAATGGACATGCTGAAAGGCGAATGGAAAACGGTAAAAACTGAAGTAATATCAGGAAAAGATAACACCACTGTATTGAAAGCATTCACTCCTACAGGTTGTGATATCAAAAGTACTACAGAATTCAGAACCGATTATTACGCTTCTTATATTAGTTTTTCAGGAGTTGGTGCAGACTGTACCAGTCAAAAAACAGAAGGAACCTATACCTACTCCAATGAAGATAAATTGTTGGTTACTAAATATAATAACGACAGCGAAAGAGCATATAGAGTTGATATTCTAAGCAATACAGAACTTAGACTTATGCAGTTGTCTGGTAATGTTGATATCAATGGTGATATGGTAATAGATTACACTTATACGACTTATAAAAGATAA